The genomic segment tctgtgttcCCCTGTTTTTTTTAGCTCTGTATGAAAACACATTTGTTTCCTCACTTTCTTCGCTCTGCAAGGAGCTGCTGCGGCGCAGCACGTCTGCTGTCTTTTTACTGACTCACTCTTCCTAATCTGGTTTACAGCTTTGGACAAGGTAGGCTGGGAAACTAACTAACTTTTCAGAAAGTGAGATATTTCTTATTCCCACTTCAATCCAATCTCGGATCAGCTTTTCCCTGACATCGCCAAACTGACAATGTTCCGCTGGCTTGTGAACAGCTGTGATAAAACTGTTGTTGCTTTCACCCTGCTCCTGCTTGCGCACATTAAACTTAGCTCTCTCAAATATAATGAGGCCCCCATTTTATAAGCcatatataattattattttgcGCAAAAAAAAACGAAGttagacaggcccactgggctaaaATGGACCAGCACATCTGGCATTTGCCCAGAATTCCATTGCACCATTTCTGGGAATTAGAATGCCATATAGCCATGCAGGTAACACATAACAGTAGCCCTTCTACATTTGATTTGCATTGGGTTTTCAGAAGGCTACCTGCTTTGCATGAAGCTGGGAGAACGCACAAACACAGGTTACAAAGATATCTTTTGTGGTTTTCTTCGTTTTTTAATCAGATATATTTAATTTCTCATGAATCATAGGTCAGTGGGTAATTTACTGTAGCTACTGACAGCTACTCTCTTTAGTGAAGTCCATGTCCAGAGCAAATACAATGAACTGGGTACCAAATCAAATGTACTGCAAATTATTGTTACAAATGTGAACTTAATATGCAAACAGACATGTACATTCAATCAAGCAAATTAGATGTACTTGTATTTCTGAACTACACTGTAGTAAGTCCACTGTAATACATTCGGCCTAATGGTCAATGTTTTTTAATGTAGAGGGAGATGTTGGAACTGAAGTTTTAGAATCACCTGGGTGTGTTCACCTGgtcagcagagagggaggagagaaatacaCCTCTATaaactcctctctttcccctgtctccccatccatCTCACCAAATCTGGGGAGGTACAGAAGACAGCTAACTGGGTAGGTGTGCCGTCATTTCAAGTTGCATTATAATAAAAAATGTCCCGATATGTTGAAACACTGTGCTTTTCATTGAAGAGGTAATAATTCAGTATGTTTAGCACCTTTGTAACTTACTGTTCAAGATGGTATTTTGAAAACATGAAATGATTTTGCACTCTTATTTTCTTTGATGAGGTACTTATTCACACATTATTAGCAACCCTTTGtaactttttttaaatgattagGATGGTGCTGTGTATTTTAATCAAGTTGAGACTTAATAGAGGTCAAATATTAGATGAAAATGTGTGGGTTTTTTATATGATACTTCTTAAGCATATCATAGACAATGTGGAAACCAATAGATTGGGATACTCTGAGACATTTGTGTTGATCTCCATCAGATCATTTACTATAGAATAACTAGGTTGATTTCATATTTATGTTACATTTTTAAATTGCATGTTTGGTTAATCAAAGTGTATGCCATATAGCTGTTCCATAGAGTAACTGCAATGCTACTTTGGTAGTCAAATAATCATAACTTCCTTGTCGTTGTTTTGTTTACCAGGGAAGTTACTCTCGGAAGGAAATTGTGCACATTAGTTCAGACTTGAAATTAATCTCCAAGACACAGACAATACTTTCTTAGACATTTTCTTCTACATGAAATCTCTGAAACATGTGGGAATTGGCAAATTgttgtgtttttaaaaaaaagtatgtttCTTTCTAAATAATGCTATAAAAATATCTTAACTAGAATGGTTGGGAGCACTGATGGCTTGTGTTTTAAACAATTTGATATGTTGTTCACAGTGGCAATGATACAGGAAATACTTCTACTCCTGCTGCTGGGTAAGAGATCAGATGGGATGACTattcctctctaggtgttatcAAGTAGCCCCTCCATTGTTATGACTTTTGACAAAATAGTAGTTTGTCACTACTGTTAACATCCATGAGTCACACATGAGTCACATGAGTATGGCAATGAAACATATAAGGCATTTTTTTAATCTTCATGTCACAGTATAATGTCAACACATAAATGCAATATAATTTCAATCCAAAAGCTACAGTATCTTCCAGTGTCTAAAAACAGAATCAGGGACTTTGATCAAACATAGCAGTCTCCTTGTACTGTATGTGGACAACTCTGTGTCAGTGACACAATCTAAATGAAAACAGAGCCTTAATATCCAAGTAACAACATTTTCCTGATGTGACCTTTGACCCCACAGCAGTCAGGGCCTCACCAGTGTTGATGGCTGAGGTGTCAGTACTGGAGGGAAGCTCTGTGACCCTTCTCTGCGGATACTCTGTGAAGGATCACGGGTATGACACACGCTGGGGCAGAAACTGTTATTACAAATTCTGGGGTGAATGTGGATGTTCTAAAACCAGAGTGATCAAGAAAGATGACATCTCACCTAATGACCCCAAAAAATACAGCCTCAGCAGGGAAAACCTCACCATTTCCAACCTTCAGTTGAAGGACAGGGGGAGTTACTGCTGTTGTGTATATATCACAAGTGTATTTTCCCGAGACTATACAGAATATTACAATCTAAAGGTAGTAAAAGGCAAGTGTTCATGATTCATTGTCATTGCTTGGTGCATGTTCTAATTGTGAGCAAAATTTAGGCTTATTTACATTAAATACTGTAAACTACACTGCAACATGCTGCATTGTTGATTGGACATTGGCATCCATTGTCCAGGTAGAACACCTGAATATACCACTTGATACCTTTTGTCTCTCTAGTCCAATGTTGTTTATTCTGCGTTCTGTCCTTCTAGAGACTACTGTAGTGCTGATCACATATTTTTGGTTGCCTAGTTGACTTGAGTTGttttaacaacaaaaaaatcaagCTGTGTCAAATGTAAAATGTCTCTGTTACACAGGTTGTGAGAGGAACCTAATGAAAGGAGTGGCTTTTGGGATAAATAATATGTTTCAATCGCCGCCATTCGTAACTAATGCAAGTCAGTGCAGGCAGAAATGCACCGAACATTACAATTGCCAGTACTTCACATTTGTTGGGAAAGAAGCAGGaataaataaccaaaataacaGGTAGCCTACATGCTCAAAaagcttcttttttttcttcaataTGTGCTCGAGGCAGCTAGAGAATTTTTAGATCAACACCAttcatgttgttaatttctgatAACTACTACCAGATTCTGTGTGATATTTATCCCACAGACACTTATGTTTTCTGATGGCCTCAACTGATGATATGCCTGTCACAATACAATACCTTGAACATGCAACATCAGGCTACTCCCTGAAAAACTGCAGTGGTATCAGTGAGTACACACGTATTTCGATTCATATAGTATATCGAATGAACAGAGGCAGATTTTGTTAATAGGCcctaattgtcacgccctgaccctctgggtttctctatggtgttttaggtcagggcgtgactagggggtgttctagtctgtattttctatgttggtgtatTAGTGTGGATCCCAATTAggggcagctgtttatcgttgtctctaattggggatcatacttaaattGTTCATTGTTCCCACCTGCTTTGTGAGATATTGTTTCAGTTAGTGTCTAAGTGCGAGTTGTACTTGtacatcaaattttatttgtcacatacacatggttagcagatgttaatgcgagtatagcgaaatgcttgtgcttctagttccgacaatgcagtgataaccaacaagtaatctaactaacaattccaaaactactgtctcatacacagtgtaaggggataaagaatatgtacataaggatatatgaatgagtgatggtacagggcagcatacagtagatggtatcgagtacagtatatacatatgagatgagtatgtagacaaagtaaacaaagtggcatagttatagtggctagtgatacatgtattacataaggatgcagtcgatgatagagtacagtatatacgtatgcatatgagatgaataatgtagggtaagtaacattatataaggtagcattgtttaaagtggctagtgatatatttacatcatttcccatcaattcccattattaaagtggctggagttgggtcagtgtcaatgacagtgtgttggcagcagccactcaatgttagtggtggctgtttaacagtctgatggccttgagatagaagctgtttttcagtctctcggtcccagctttgatgcacctttactgacctcgccttctggatgatagcggggtgaacaggcagtggctcgggtggttgatgtccttgatgatctttatggccttcctgtaacatcgggtggtgtaggtgtcctggagggcaggtagtttgcccccggtgatgcgttgtgcagacctcactaccctctggagagccttacggttgagggcggagcagttgccataccaggcggtgatacagcccgccaggatgctctcgattgtgcatctgtagaagtttgtgagtgcttttggtgacaagccgaatttcttcagcctcctgaggttgaagaggcgctgctgcgccttcttcacgacgctgtcagtgtgagtggaccaattcagtttgtctgtgatgtgtatgccgaggaacttaaaacttgctaccctctccactactgttccatcgatgtggataggggggtgttccctctgctgtttcctgaagtccacaatcatctccttagttttgttgatgttgagtgttaggttattttcctgacaccacactccgagggccctcacctcctccctgtaggccgtctcgtcgttgttggtaatcaagcctaccactgttgtgtcgtccgcaaacttgatgattgagttggaggcgtgcgtggccacgcagtcgtgggtgaacagggagtacaggagagggctcagaacgcacccttttggggcccccgtgttgaggatcagcggggaggagatgttgttgcctaccctcaccacctgggggcggcccgtcaggaagtccagtacccagttgcacagggcggggtcgagacccagggtctcgagattgatgacgagcttggagggtactatggtgttgaatgccgagctgtagtcgatgaacagcattctcacataggtattcctcttgtccaggtgggttagggcagtgtgcagtgtggttgagattgcgtcgtctgtggacctatttgggcggtacgcaccagacctccagtgcgcctccccagcccGATACGTCCTGTGCAGGCTCCACgcaccagacctccagtgcgcctccccagcccGATACGTCCTGTGCTGGCTCCACgcaccagacctccagtgcgcctccccagcaCGATACGtcctgctggctggctccagtgcgcctccccagcccGAGTCCTGTGCTGGCtcccagacctccagtgcgcctccccagcccGATACGTCCTGTGCTGGCTCCACGCAGACCTCCAGAgccctccagtgcgcctccccagcccGATACGTCCTGTGGCTggctccagtgcgcctccccgcCCGATACGTCCTGTGCTGGCTCCACgcaccagacctccagtgcgcctccccagcccGATACGTcctgtgctggctccaccactccACTCCCCAGCACGATACGTCCTGTGCTGGCTCCACGCACCAGAcatccagtgcgcctccccagcccGATACGTCCTGTGCTGGCTCCACGCACCAGACCTCCAGTGACCTCCCCAGTGCTGTGCTGGCTCCCCAGCAGACCGATACGTCCTGTGCTGGCTCCACgcaccagacctccagtgcgcctccccagcccGATACGTCCTGTGCTGGCTCCACgcaccagacctccagtgcgcctccccagcccGATACGTCCTGTGCTGGCTCCACgcaccagacctccagtgcgcctccccagcccGATACGTCCTGTGCTGGCTCCACgcaccagacctccagtgcgcctccccagcccGATACGTCCTGTGCTGGCTCCACgcaccagacctccagtgcgcctccccagcccGATACGTCCTGTGCTGGCTCCACgcaccagacctccagtgcgcctccccagcccGATATGTCCTGTGCTGGCTCCATGtaccagacctccagtgcgctaTGTACTTCACGTTCGttgtatgtttttttgtttttcacttttattaaaatatgtggaactcaactcACTCATTTCGATGATCGTGACACTAATAAACAGGATAGCGTAGACATTGTGACGAAACTCAGTCGATAAAGTATATATAGTTGAGTCTGTAGCCTATGTATTTATGATTTTACAAAACACATCCACATTCATAAAACATTTTTAGAATGAGTTTGCAAATGTTTTAATTTCTCCATGCCCCCCCCCCGACACATGCTCTGTTGCTTTCCTCAATTACATCCATATCTCTATATTACTCTGCTATCAAACAGTATGTGTTGCCTATATTTTACAATAGAAAGTGGTAATTAAAGATGGTAATGTTTGCCACTCAATACAACAAGCAGTCTGATTAGCATTTTTTCTATTTCAAACAGTCACCTACTCAGCCAAAAAGTACAGCCTTGTCCTTGAGGAGAAAAACTGGACCGAAGCACAAGAGTACtgcagacaacactacacaaACCTGTCCATCATACACACAGAAGAGGATTGGAAGGCAATTCAATCTTCTTTGGGTAATTTCATCGGTGATGTGTGGATTGGTCTCCATAGGCCTGGTTCAACTGAAAAGTGGAAGTGGTCTGATGGAGAGGACTTCATGTTCTTTAACTGGGAAAAGGGTTTTGGTGTCCACGCCGTGGGTCATGACTGTGTCTTGTCTATTTCATCTCACTGGCAACCAGTCTCTTGTGCAACTCAAAGACAGTATATGTGTCAACGAGGTAAGGACTGACTCACTCATCCTCTTTTTATCAATGGAAAATCCAACTTGTCATTTAACAAATGGGATTGATTGACAACAACTAACCTGTATTCTTCATCTAATCAGATCTCAAACACTTTTAATTAGATTATCTGTAACTTCCAAATTATTTCTTATTGTGTGAAGTCATTAACTGTCTCATGAAATCTGATGTGTCAGTTTCTTCTTCCCTCCTAGAAGTTCGTCATGGTAATGGAACAACAGAGAAGGTGTATGAGCTGATGCCTGGGGCAAAGACGCAGCAGGATGCTCTGAAAGACTGCAGGGGCAAAAACAGAGATCTGGCAAGTATCTTGAACCAGAAAGAACAGGAAGCCTTTGATGAGATGACTGAAGGGGAAACCTGGATTGGACTTGagcacaacaacagcaacacACTATGGGAATGGTCAAATGGAGAATCATTTCAGCAATGGGAAAACACCAGGGGAGAT from the Oncorhynchus keta strain PuntledgeMale-10-30-2019 chromosome 33, Oket_V2, whole genome shotgun sequence genome contains:
- the LOC127914625 gene encoding uncharacterized protein LOC127914625 isoform X4 — its product is MVGSTDGLCFKQFDMLFTVAMIQEILLLLLLAVRASPVLMAEVSVLEGSSVTLLCGYSVKDHGYDTRWGRNCYYKFWGECGCSKTRVIKKDDISPNDPKKYSLSRENLTISNLQLKDRGSYCCCVYITSVFSRDYTEYYNLKVVKGCERNLMKGVAFGINNMFQSPPFVTNASQCRQKCTEHYNCQYFTFVGKEAGINNQNNRHLCFLMASTDDMPVTIQYLEHATSGYSLKNCSGIITYSAKKYSLVLEEKNWTEAQEYCRQHYTNLSIIHTEEDWKAIQSSLGNFIGDVWIGLHRPGSTEKWKWSDGEDFMFFNWEKGFGVHAVGHDCVLSISSHWQPVSCATQRQYMCQREVRHGNGTTEKVYELMPGAKTQQDALKDCRGKNRDLASILNQKEQEAFDEMTEGETWIGLEHNNSNTLWEWSNGESFQQWENTRGDGNCVQLNRKWRPRDCSRQSAFLCYGDEHPLNNTGDLNTPVTPETTSPTSTGPPSTEMFTTTPTTSPTTTTNGQSTTSSTTTTNGQSTTSSTTTTNGQSTTSPTTTTNGQSTTSSTTTTNGQSTTSSTTTTNGQSTTSPTTTNYLHFFNESKSWINSLKSCKSRGSKSNLVQITNQTVHADVTQLLANVELQCGEVWIGLERSIFEWNAPWLWTGSDVDKVVKYSDWHSCFPLNPINYHCGKMVRVGNGELKWLDASCHQELPFICQDLH
- the LOC127914625 gene encoding uncharacterized protein LOC127914625 isoform X6 is translated as MVGSTDGLCFKQFDMLFTVAMIQEILLLLLLAVRASPVLMAEVSVLEGSSVTLLCGYSVKDHGYDTRWGRNCYYKFWGECGCSKTRVIKKDDISPNDPKKYSLSRENLTISNLQLKDRGSYCCCVYITSVFSRDYTEYYNLKVVKGCERNLMKGVAFGINNMFQSPPFVTNASQCRQKCTEHYNCQYFTFVGKEAGINNQNNRHLCFLMASTDDMPVTIQYLEHATSGYSLKNCSGIITYSAKKYSLVLEEKNWTEAQEYCRQHYTNLSIIHTEEDWKAIQSSLGNFIGDVWIGLHRPGSTEKWKWSDGEDFMFFNWEKGFGVHAVGHDCVLSISSHWQPVSCATQRQYMCQREVRHGNGTTEKVYELMPGAKTQQDALKDCRGKNRDLASILNQKEQEAFDEMTEGETWIGLEHNNSNTLWEWSNGESFQQWENTRGDGNCVQLNRKWRPRDCSRQSAFLCYGDEHPLNNTGDLNTPVTPETTSPTSTGPPSTEMFTTTPTTSPTTTTNGQSTTSSTTTTNGQSTTSSTTTTNGQSTTSPTTTTNGQSTTSSTTTTNGQSTTSSTTTTNGQSTTSPTTTSKEQSTTSPTITINGQSTTSPTTTTDRQSTTLPTSTSSGQLTSSGFTSPNSQPTSSPSSTTSPLHPSECQTWCTSENWVHK
- the LOC127914625 gene encoding C-type mannose receptor 2-like isoform X5, which translates into the protein MVGSTDGLCFKQFDMLFTVAMIQEILLLLLLAVRASPVLMAEVSVLEGSSVTLLCGYSVKDHGYDTRWGRNCYYKFWGECGCSKTRVIKKDDISPNDPKKYSLSRENLTISNLQLKDRGSYCCCVYITSVFSRDYTEYYNLKVVKGCERNLMKGVAFGINNMFQSPPFVTNASQCRQKCTEHYNCQYFTFVGKEAGINNQNNRHLCFLMASTDDMPVTIQYLEHATSGYSLKNCSGIITYSAKKYSLVLEEKNWTEAQEYCRQHYTNLSIIHTEEDWKAIQSSLGNFIGDVWIGLHRPGSTEKWKWSDGEDFMFFNWEKGFGVHAVGHDCVLSISSHWQPVSCATQRQYMCQREVRHGNGTTEKVYELMPGAKTQQDALKDCRGKNRDLASILNQKEQEAFDEMTEGETWIGLEHNNSNTLWEWSNGESFQQWENTRGDGNCVQLNRKWRPRDCSRQSAFLCYGDEHPLNNTGDLNTPVTPETTSPTSTGPPSTEMFTTTPTTSPTTTTNGQSTTSSTTTTNGQSTTSSTTTTNGQSTTSPTTTTNGQSTTSSTTTTNGQSTTSSTTTNYLHFFNESKSWINSLKSCKSRGSKSNLVQITNQTVHADVTQLLANVELQCGEVWIGLERSIFEWNAPWLWTGSDVDKVVKYSDWHSCFPLNPINYHCGKMVRVGNGELKWLDASCHQELPFICQDLH
- the LOC127914625 gene encoding C-type mannose receptor 2-like isoform X1, whose protein sequence is MLFTVAMIQEILLLLLLAVRASPVLMAEVSVLEGSSVTLLCGYSVKDHGYDTRWGRNCYYKFWGECGCSKTRVIKKDDISPNDPKKYSLSRENLTISNLQLKDRGSYCCCVYITSVFSRDYTEYYNLKVVKGCERNLMKGVAFGINNMFQSPPFVTNASQCRQKCTEHYNCQYFTFVGKEAGINNQNNRHLCFLMASTDDMPVTIQYLEHATSGYSLKNCSGIITYSAKKYSLVLEEKNWTEAQEYCRQHYTNLSIIHTEEDWKAIQSSLGNFIGDVWIGLHRPGSTEKWKWSDGEDFMFFNWEKGFGVHAVGHDCVLSISSHWQPVSCATQRQYMCQREVRHGNGTTEKVYELMPGAKTQQDALKDCRGKNRDLASILNQKEQEAFDEMTEGETWIGLEHNNSNTLWEWSNGESFQQWENTRGDGNCVQLNRKWRPRDCSRQSAFLCYGDEHPLNNTGDLNTPVTPETTSPTSTGPPSTEMFTTTPTTSPTTTTNGQSTTSSTTTTNGQSTTSSTTTTNGQSTTSPTTTTNGQSTTSSTTTTNGQSTTSSTTTTNGQSTTSPTTTSKEQSTTSPTITINGQSTTSPTTTTDRQSTTLPTSTSSGQLTSSGFTSPNSQPTSSPSSTTSPLHPNYLHFFNESKSWINSLKSCKSRGSKSNLVQITNQTVHADVTQLLANVELQCGEVWIGLERSIFEWNAPWLWTGSDVDKVVKYSDWHSCFPLNPINYHCGKMVRVGNGELKWLDASCHQELPFICQDLH
- the LOC127914625 gene encoding C-type mannose receptor 2-like isoform X2, with translation MLFTVAMIQEILLLLLLAVRASPVLMAEVSVLEGSSVTLLCGYSVKDHGYDTRWGRNCYYKFWGECGCSKTRVIKKDDISPNDPKKYSLSRENLTISNLQLKDRGSYCCCVYITSVFSRDYTEYYNLKVVKGCERNLMKGVAFGINNMFQSPPFVTNASQCRQKCTEHYNCQYFTFVGKEAGINNQNNRHLCFLMASTDDMPVTIQYLEHATSGYSLKNCSGIITYSAKKYSLVLEEKNWTEAQEYCRQHYTNLSIIHTEEDWKAIQSSLGNFIGDVWIGLHRPGSTEKWKWSDGEDFMFFNWEKGFGVHAVGHDCVLSISSHWQPVSCATQRQYMCQRVRHGNGTTEKVYELMPGAKTQQDALKDCRGKNRDLASILNQKEQEAFDEMTEGETWIGLEHNNSNTLWEWSNGESFQQWENTRGDGNCVQLNRKWRPRDCSRQSAFLCYGDEHPLNNTGDLNTPVTPETTSPTSTGPPSTEMFTTTPTTSPTTTTNGQSTTSSTTTTNGQSTTSSTTTTNGQSTTSPTTTTNGQSTTSSTTTTNGQSTTSSTTTTNGQSTTSPTTTSKEQSTTSPTITINGQSTTSPTTTTDRQSTTLPTSTSSGQLTSSGFTSPNSQPTSSPSSTTSPLHPNYLHFFNESKSWINSLKSCKSRGSKSNLVQITNQTVHADVTQLLANVELQCGEVWIGLERSIFEWNAPWLWTGSDVDKVVKYSDWHSCFPLNPINYHCGKMVRVGNGELKWLDASCHQELPFICQDLH
- the LOC127914625 gene encoding C-type mannose receptor 2-like isoform X3, with translation MIQEILLLLLLAVRASPVLMAEVSVLEGSSVTLLCGYSVKDHGYDTRWGRNCYYKFWGECGCSKTRVIKKDDISPNDPKKYSLSRENLTISNLQLKDRGSYCCCVYITSVFSRDYTEYYNLKVVKGCERNLMKGVAFGINNMFQSPPFVTNASQCRQKCTEHYNCQYFTFVGKEAGINNQNNRHLCFLMASTDDMPVTIQYLEHATSGYSLKNCSGIITYSAKKYSLVLEEKNWTEAQEYCRQHYTNLSIIHTEEDWKAIQSSLGNFIGDVWIGLHRPGSTEKWKWSDGEDFMFFNWEKGFGVHAVGHDCVLSISSHWQPVSCATQRQYMCQREVRHGNGTTEKVYELMPGAKTQQDALKDCRGKNRDLASILNQKEQEAFDEMTEGETWIGLEHNNSNTLWEWSNGESFQQWENTRGDGNCVQLNRKWRPRDCSRQSAFLCYGDEHPLNNTGDLNTPVTPETTSPTSTGPPSTEMFTTTPTTSPTTTTNGQSTTSSTTTTNGQSTTSSTTTTNGQSTTSPTTTTNGQSTTSSTTTTNGQSTTSSTTTTNGQSTTSPTTTSKEQSTTSPTITINGQSTTSPTTTTDRQSTTLPTSTSSGQLTSSGFTSPNSQPTSSPSSTTSPLHPNYLHFFNESKSWINSLKSCKSRGSKSNLVQITNQTVHADVTQLLANVELQCGEVWIGLERSIFEWNAPWLWTGSDVDKVVKYSDWHSCFPLNPINYHCGKMVRVGNGELKWLDASCHQELPFICQDLH